The Maniola hyperantus chromosome 9, iAphHyp1.2, whole genome shotgun sequence genome includes a region encoding these proteins:
- the LOC117985529 gene encoding fatty acid-binding protein-like, whose amino-acid sequence MEKYLGKKYKLKTSENFEEYLKFIDVGLLSRKLVTALSPVSVLTKNEDGSYSLTMTTPIRKVVITFKLGEEFDEDRPDGVKVKSKMRVDGDALIQTQIEENGRKSTHVREFSDKLLTVTTTAEGWDGKCIRIYELVN is encoded by the exons ATGGAAAAATATCTCggaaaaaaatataagttaaaAACTTCGGAGAACTTTGAGGAGTACCTCAAATTTATTG ATGTGGGTCTGTTATCAAGGAAATTAGTCACAGCCTTGTCGCCCGTAAGTGTTCTAACGAAGAATGAAGATGGGTCGTACTCCTTGACGATGACAACTCCGATACGAAAAGTTGTCATCACCTTCAAACTTGGCGAAGAGTTTGATGAAGACAGACCAGATGGAGTCAAG GTGAAATCAAAAATGCGCGTTGACGGCGATGCCCTAATTCAGACTCAAATAGAAGAAAATGGTAGAAAATCAACGCATGTGAGAGAATTTTCCGACAAATTACTGACCGTG ACAACTACAGCTGAAGGTTGGGATGGAAAATGTATACGGATATACGAATTAGTCAATTAA
- the LOC117985095 gene encoding fatty acid-binding protein 2-like yields MSFLGVTYAHEKDENFKEFLDALPIPPEKAEAFLKSKPLAKLEKDGDTYISTTTTPEGEKVVKFENGVEFEEKITDSMTAKSTFTVEDNIVTQVQTFPDGKSITYKKEFTDDGLIVYVTFSDWDGTAKRYYVAQ; encoded by the exons ATGTCGTTTCTTGGAGTAACTTACGCTCACGAAAAGGATGAGAATTTCAAGGAATTTCTGGACGCCCTGC CGATTCCTCCTGAGAAGGCAGAGGCCTTCCTCAAGTCCAAGCCTCTGGCGAAGCTAGAGAAGGATGGTGACACGTACATTTCAACCACAACTACGCCCGAAGGCGAGAAAGTCGTCAAATTCGAAAATGGTGTGGAATTCGAGGAAAAAATTACAGACAGTATgact GCCAAGTCAACCTTCACAGTTGAGGACAATATCGTCACCCAAGTCCAGACTTTCCCCGATGGCAAATCTATAACTTACAAGAAAGAATTTACTGACGATGGACTTATTGTG taCGTTACGTTCAGTGATTGGGATGGAACAGCAAAGAGATACTACGTCGCTCAATAA